The following are from one region of the Vibrio rarus genome:
- a CDS encoding CidA/LrgA family protein — protein sequence MISKAFFYLLSAGLIALSLMAGEWIQEFFALSVPGSVIGLLILFSALVSGVVKPHWVQPSASLLIRYMILLFIPISAGLINHYHILLDNALAILVSIVLGSLFVLVVLSLALDKILSKEQ from the coding sequence ATGATTAGCAAAGCTTTCTTTTACCTCCTCAGTGCAGGATTAATTGCCCTATCGCTAATGGCTGGCGAATGGATTCAAGAATTCTTTGCCCTTTCCGTACCTGGTAGTGTTATTGGTTTGCTCATTTTATTTTCTGCGTTAGTCAGTGGTGTGGTCAAACCGCACTGGGTACAACCGAGTGCCTCTTTACTTATTCGCTATATGATTTTGCTGTTTATCCCAATCAGTGCCGGGTTAATAAATCACTACCATATTCTTCTTGATAACGCTTTGGCCATTTTAGTGAGTATTGTGCTTGGCAGTCTTTTTGTGCTTGTGGTTCTGTCCCTTGCATTAGACAAAATACTCAGTAAGGAGCAATAA
- the sbcB gene encoding exodeoxyribonuclease I translates to MQMDQPTFFFFDYETWGVSPAKDRPCQFAGVRTDADLNVIGEPLVIYCRPPADYLPTPEAALVTGITPQKAMQEGLSEPEFIAAIHQQMSRANTCTLGYNSVRFDDEVTRYTCYRNFIEPYEWSYKNGNSRWDLLDVMRACHALRPAGIEWPKNDDGQTSFRLEHLSQANGIEHSNAHDAMADVYATIEMAKKVKLAQPKLFDFFYKHRGKQKLNTLIDVVTMAPLVHVSGMLSQQHLKTALVAPVGWTATKALIAVDLTQDISPLIDLNAEQIKARLYTKRDDLEPDQLPIPVKLIHLNKCPILAPIGVLTAEATQRTQIDKQQCLNNQQALLQHPQIREKLDRVFAEPRTFVTNDNVDEQLYNGFFSPSDKAQMQIIRQAKPEVLGALDIQVSDQRIAPLLFNFRARNYFHTLTDQEQKQWLRYCRDKFEKELPNYMLNLENLVSQHQGDERKVKIIRALYTYVTQLVS, encoded by the coding sequence ATGCAAATGGACCAACCCACATTCTTTTTCTTTGATTATGAAACCTGGGGGGTCAGTCCTGCTAAAGACAGACCTTGCCAGTTTGCAGGTGTGCGTACCGATGCCGATCTGAATGTCATAGGCGAGCCGTTGGTCATTTATTGTCGCCCTCCAGCCGACTACTTACCCACCCCTGAAGCGGCACTGGTGACAGGGATCACCCCGCAAAAAGCGATGCAAGAGGGTCTTTCTGAACCTGAGTTTATCGCCGCAATTCACCAACAAATGAGCCGTGCCAATACCTGTACCCTTGGCTATAACAGTGTTCGCTTTGATGATGAAGTGACCCGCTATACCTGTTATCGAAACTTTATAGAACCTTACGAGTGGAGCTATAAAAATGGCAACTCACGATGGGATCTTCTCGATGTGATGCGCGCTTGTCACGCCTTGCGCCCCGCAGGGATTGAGTGGCCAAAAAATGACGATGGGCAAACCAGCTTTCGTTTAGAGCACCTTTCGCAAGCAAACGGCATCGAACACAGTAATGCTCATGACGCCATGGCCGATGTATATGCCACTATAGAGATGGCAAAAAAGGTCAAACTTGCTCAACCTAAACTGTTTGATTTTTTCTATAAGCACAGAGGCAAACAAAAGCTCAACACATTAATAGATGTTGTGACTATGGCGCCTTTAGTGCATGTCTCTGGAATGTTAAGCCAACAACACTTAAAGACGGCGTTAGTGGCGCCTGTAGGGTGGACCGCCACCAAGGCACTCATTGCTGTTGATCTCACCCAAGATATCAGCCCGCTAATTGATTTGAACGCCGAACAAATCAAAGCACGCCTTTATACCAAACGAGATGATCTTGAACCGGATCAGTTACCTATTCCCGTAAAACTGATCCACCTGAACAAGTGCCCTATTTTGGCCCCTATTGGTGTGTTAACCGCTGAGGCAACCCAGCGTACTCAAATTGATAAACAGCAGTGTTTAAATAACCAACAAGCGTTATTACAGCACCCGCAAATTAGAGAAAAGCTCGATCGAGTATTTGCTGAACCTCGAACCTTTGTCACCAATGACAATGTCGATGAGCAATTGTACAACGGTTTTTTCTCACCTTCAGACAAAGCGCAAATGCAGATCATTCGCCAAGCTAAGCCTGAAGTGTTAGGAGCCCTCGACATTCAAGTGTCCGATCAAAGAATCGCTCCATTACTGTTTAATTTTAGAGCAAGAAATTACTTCCATACTTTAACCGATCAAGAACAGAAACAATGGTTGCGTTACTGTAGAGATAAGTTCGAGAAAGAGCTACCAAATTACATGTTAAACTTAGAAAACTTGGTCTCTCAACATCAAGGTGATGAGCGCAAAGTGAAGATTATTCGTGCGCTTTACACTTACGTTACACAATTGGTTTCTTAA
- a CDS encoding LrgB family protein, with translation MWLLLSIVVYFIAKFIAQKAHHPLANPLLISLAIIIPFLLLFKIPFTTYYDGNLVIQHLLQPAVVALAYPLYEQLSEIRAKWKLILTTCVIGSLGSMLTAGSLAVMLGADSQLLASIMGKSVTTAIAMQVSTELGGEPAVAAMLVLMAGLTGSLLAYPVYGILKIKHPIAKGLTMGTVSHALGTATAFEHNQKDAAFSSLALVLCGVITSILAPFVMTFMLWLAS, from the coding sequence ATGTGGCTCTTACTCAGCATCGTTGTTTACTTTATTGCAAAGTTCATCGCGCAAAAAGCGCATCATCCTTTAGCCAATCCTCTGTTAATCAGTTTGGCGATAATCATTCCGTTTTTGCTGTTGTTCAAAATACCCTTTACAACTTACTATGACGGCAACTTGGTGATTCAGCATCTATTGCAACCGGCGGTTGTGGCATTGGCCTATCCTCTGTATGAACAGCTCAGTGAAATTCGTGCTAAGTGGAAGCTTATTCTGACCACTTGTGTCATTGGTAGTTTAGGCTCCATGCTCACTGCAGGCTCTTTGGCCGTCATGCTCGGTGCCGACTCTCAACTGCTGGCCAGCATTATGGGCAAATCAGTCACCACAGCGATTGCCATGCAAGTCTCCACCGAACTTGGCGGTGAACCTGCAGTGGCAGCGATGTTAGTACTAATGGCGGGCCTTACCGGTTCTTTATTGGCTTATCCCGTTTATGGCATATTAAAAATTAAACACCCCATTGCCAAAGGGCTCACCATGGGTACAGTGAGTCATGCTTTGGGCACGGCTACAGCCTTTGAGCATAATCAAAAAGACGCCGCTTTTAGCTCTTTGGCCTTAGTGTTGTGTGGTGTTATCACCTCGATTTTAGCGCCATTTGTTATGACCTTTATGCTTTGGCTAGCGAGCTAG